The proteins below are encoded in one region of Clostridium estertheticum:
- a CDS encoding SDR family oxidoreductase translates to MNESFNFPISIPKQHQDKQPGFETLMNPRPIFEYPNCIGSEKLMNKVALITGGDSGIGRAVALAYAREGADIAIVYLNEHEDATETKKLVCAKGRQCILIPGDIGDDAFCVNAVSQTIKELSKIDILINNAGEQHPQNSIEDITKEQLERTFKTNIFGMFYMVKATLPYLKEGATIINTSSVTAYKGHKSLIDYSSTKGAIVTFTRSLALSLASRKIRVNAVAPGPIWTPLIPSSFSENEVGEFGSNTPMGRPGQPVELAETYLFLASNGASYISGETIHVNGCTVING, encoded by the coding sequence ATGAATGAAAGCTTTAATTTCCCCATAAGTATACCTAAGCAACACCAAGATAAGCAGCCAGGTTTTGAAACACTAATGAACCCAAGACCTATTTTTGAATATCCAAATTGCATAGGTTCTGAAAAGCTAATGAATAAAGTTGCCCTAATCACAGGTGGTGATAGTGGGATTGGTAGAGCAGTTGCTCTTGCATATGCAAGAGAGGGTGCTGACATAGCCATAGTGTATCTTAATGAACATGAAGATGCGACAGAGACTAAAAAACTTGTTTGTGCAAAGGGTAGACAGTGCATTTTGATTCCTGGAGATATTGGCGACGATGCTTTCTGCGTAAATGCTGTCAGTCAAACAATAAAAGAATTAAGTAAAATAGATATTCTTATAAATAACGCTGGAGAACAACATCCTCAAAACAGTATTGAAGATATTACAAAAGAGCAACTAGAGAGAACTTTTAAAACTAATATTTTTGGAATGTTTTATATGGTTAAGGCAACATTACCATATTTAAAGGAGGGAGCTACAATTATAAATACTTCCTCAGTCACTGCCTACAAAGGGCATAAATCATTAATTGATTACTCCTCAACTAAAGGCGCGATAGTTACATTTACTCGTTCGCTCGCTCTTTCCCTTGCAAGTAGAAAGATACGAGTAAATGCCGTAGCTCCAGGTCCCATATGGACACCACTTATACCCTCATCTTTTAGTGAAAATGAGGTTGGTGAATTCGGAAGTAATACACCTATGGGAAGACCTGGTCAGCCCGTTGAACTTGCTGAAACATATTTGTTTTTAGCATCAAATGGTGCATCATATATAAGTGGTGAAACTATTCATGTTAATGGTTGTACTGTTATAAATGGATAA
- a CDS encoding AI-2E family transporter, whose product MQSIKQICKKESIMKIMLFLALVLFAYLIRSIFDLILLTFMITYLVNSMQSLLVYQINKIIKVSPTIITIIIYVFITATITLLAVKYIPIAISESLLILDKMEYIDFAKNTKGVMPYLSPIVNQIDIASYAKSGIQSIMLLVTNLGKWSINFFMALLLSLVFILEKKSILNFVHKFKHSRVSGAYNYFSYFGNNFLNSFGKVIQAQIMIAITNTVLSIIGLTIMGFPQLFALAFMIFILSLVPVAGVFISLIPLCLIALKIGGVVKVFFVLIMIFIIHAIESYILNPKFMSDTTHLPIFFTFATLIISEHFMGTWGLLLGIPIVIFLLDLIGVNLSEKSKSKFTDD is encoded by the coding sequence ATGCAATCGATAAAGCAGATATGTAAGAAAGAGTCAATTATGAAAATAATGTTGTTTTTAGCATTAGTATTATTCGCGTATTTAATAAGATCCATTTTTGATTTGATTTTATTAACTTTTATGATTACTTATTTAGTGAACAGTATGCAAAGTTTATTAGTTTACCAAATCAATAAAATTATAAAAGTAAGTCCAACCATTATTACGATAATTATATATGTGTTTATTACAGCAACTATAACGCTCCTAGCAGTAAAATATATACCAATAGCAATATCTGAAAGTTTACTTATTTTAGACAAGATGGAGTATATTGATTTTGCGAAAAACACAAAAGGTGTTATGCCTTATCTATCACCAATAGTTAATCAAATTGACATAGCAAGTTATGCTAAATCAGGTATTCAAAGTATTATGCTTTTGGTAACAAATTTAGGCAAATGGAGTATTAATTTTTTTATGGCACTCCTATTAAGTCTAGTATTTATATTAGAAAAGAAGAGTATTTTAAACTTTGTCCACAAGTTTAAACATAGTAGAGTATCGGGTGCATATAATTATTTTAGTTATTTTGGAAACAACTTCTTAAATTCTTTTGGTAAAGTAATCCAGGCTCAAATAATGATAGCAATTACAAATACAGTATTATCAATTATAGGACTTACTATAATGGGTTTTCCACAATTATTTGCTCTTGCATTTATGATATTTATTTTAAGTCTTGTACCAGTGGCTGGAGTATTTATTTCTTTAATACCATTATGCTTAATTGCTTTAAAAATAGGTGGGGTAGTTAAAGTTTTTTTTGTGCTCATTATGATTTTTATAATTCATGCGATTGAAAGTTATATTTTAAATCCAAAGTTTATGTCTGATACTACACATCTTCCAATATTTTTCACTTTTGCAACATTAATAATATCAGAACATTTTATGGGAACATGGGGTCTTCTACTAGGTATACCAATAGTTATATTCTTGTTAGATTTAATCGGAGTGAATCTTAGCGAAAAAAGCAAATCTAAATTTACAGACGATTAA
- the splB gene encoding spore photoproduct lyase has product MKLFIPDIAYIDPKLLKYEESKGTIKYLEELKVPIVNSKKVVIDAGSPEKNYVTAKKTVLFTTNGQKKLVSCKPSADYQFSLSSSCPANCEYCYLQTTQGEKPFMKIFLNIEEILENIQTYIDSNLPSITSFECASITDPIALEHLSGNLKKCIEFFGRSENGRLRLVTKFDDVDPFLKLKHNKHTKFRFTLNTPYVIDNFEHNTSSFKERIGAVKKIATAGYPIGFIIAPIMIYDNWKLEYKELFETLKIALANYKDEVSFELIQHRFTKAAKELIVQRFKNTKLDMDEEKRVLKWGPYGKFKYVYKKPESEEIKNYISELINNNFDLAIIEYFT; this is encoded by the coding sequence ATGAAGTTATTTATACCAGATATTGCATATATAGACCCGAAATTATTAAAATATGAGGAATCAAAAGGAACAATAAAATATCTAGAAGAATTAAAGGTACCTATAGTTAATTCAAAAAAAGTTGTAATAGACGCTGGGTCTCCCGAGAAAAACTATGTAACAGCTAAAAAGACTGTTCTTTTTACAACAAATGGTCAAAAGAAATTAGTGAGTTGTAAACCATCCGCAGATTACCAATTTTCGCTTTCGAGTTCATGCCCTGCAAATTGCGAATATTGTTATCTGCAAACTACACAAGGTGAGAAGCCTTTCATGAAAATATTCTTAAATATTGAAGAAATTTTAGAAAATATACAGACGTATATAGATTCTAACTTGCCAAGTATTACTTCTTTTGAATGTGCCAGTATAACTGATCCAATTGCACTTGAACACCTAAGTGGAAACTTAAAAAAATGCATAGAGTTTTTTGGGAGAAGTGAGAATGGAAGACTTAGACTTGTAACTAAGTTTGATGATGTTGATCCATTTTTGAAACTAAAACACAATAAACATACAAAATTTAGATTTACTTTAAACACGCCTTATGTAATAGATAACTTCGAACATAATACTTCAAGTTTTAAAGAAAGAATAGGCGCAGTCAAAAAAATAGCAACTGCTGGGTACCCAATAGGATTTATAATTGCACCTATTATGATATATGATAATTGGAAGTTAGAGTATAAGGAACTGTTTGAAACGTTAAAAATAGCTCTTGCAAATTACAAAGATGAAGTAAGTTTTGAACTTATTCAACATAGATTTACAAAAGCTGCAAAGGAACTTATAGTGCAGAGATTTAAAAATACTAAGCTTGATATGGATGAAGAAAAAAGGGTGTTAAAATGGGGGCCATATGGAAAATTCAAGTATGTATATAAGAAACCAGAGAGCGAGGAAATAAAGAATTATATTTCAGAACTGATAAACAATAATTTTGATTTGGCAATAATTGAATATTTCACTTAA
- a CDS encoding amidase domain-containing protein: MNLRKIEKSQSFKLKLLIFVILLLSMQVYISSYANAITDESKKEVTNYINQIFKNRNKAILNGDLELIQSFYNMDTKYGTWAYEYEKKKMDYINNWAEKQGIKFTDIVPTLIIKRIKENNDNFSIYLLCSTEYKYIYIDQPKLENTSRIGTYHNLQLMSKDGSWVISKEWYKDPFANSLDLSNIKADSIKEYILFQKPRDLKNIGQRRIDTVKYADKYCGAASDSEYKYNMLYRDYNPQGGDCANFASQILFEGGKFRKNSTWNSDKNGATKAWLNADSFKRYMIYSGRGSVIAYGSYDKVYKASYKLLPGDIVAYENKNDITHISVVTGADSRGYSLVSCHNSDRSKVPWDLGWSDKNIKFWLISVHF; the protein is encoded by the coding sequence ATGAATTTACGTAAAATTGAAAAATCACAATCATTCAAACTTAAATTACTTATATTTGTCATCCTTCTTTTATCAATGCAAGTATATATTAGTAGTTATGCAAATGCTATTACTGATGAATCAAAAAAAGAAGTAACTAATTATATAAACCAAATTTTTAAAAATAGAAATAAAGCTATATTAAATGGTGATTTAGAATTAATACAATCATTTTATAATATGGACACAAAATATGGTACCTGGGCATATGAGTATGAAAAGAAAAAAATGGATTATATTAATAATTGGGCCGAAAAACAAGGAATTAAATTTACGGATATTGTTCCAACTTTAATTATAAAAAGGATTAAAGAAAACAATGATAATTTTTCAATATATTTATTGTGTTCAACTGAATACAAATATATATATATAGATCAACCAAAACTTGAAAACACATCAAGGATTGGAACATACCACAACTTGCAACTTATGAGTAAAGATGGTTCTTGGGTTATTTCTAAAGAATGGTACAAAGACCCTTTCGCAAATTCTTTAGACCTAAGTAATATAAAAGCAGATTCAATAAAAGAATATATATTATTTCAAAAACCAAGAGATTTAAAAAACATTGGGCAAAGACGAATAGATACTGTAAAATATGCTGATAAATATTGTGGTGCTGCGAGCGACAGTGAGTATAAATATAACATGCTTTATCGTGACTATAATCCTCAAGGTGGAGATTGTGCAAACTTTGCATCCCAAATTCTTTTTGAAGGAGGAAAATTCAGAAAAAATTCCACATGGAATTCAGATAAAAACGGAGCAACAAAAGCTTGGCTTAATGCAGATAGCTTTAAAAGATATATGATATATAGCGGTAGAGGATCCGTGATTGCCTATGGAAGTTATGACAAAGTATATAAAGCTAGTTATAAATTACTGCCAGGTGATATTGTTGCTTATGAAAATAAAAATGATATTACTCACATTTCTGTTGTTACAGGGGCTGATTCAAGAGGATACTCTTTGGTTAGTTGCCATAATTCTGATAGAAGTAAAGTACCTTGGGACCTTGGATGGAGTGATAAAAATATTAAATTTTGGTTGATTAGCGTTCACTTTTAA
- a CDS encoding DEAD/DEAH box helicase, with translation MLFEDLNLITPIKKALNDEGYVEATPIQEASIPSILEGKDFLGCAQTGTGKTAAFAIPILQILCGKQKVIKGPKNIKALILAPTRELAIQIGESFDSYGKYMNLTSTVIFGGVSQKKQTDALKDGVDILIATTGRLLDLMQQRFINIHHVEMFVLDEADRMLDMGFLRDVKKIIAQLPKIRQTMLFSATMPGEISKLVDNILVNPVKVAVTPVSSTIELIEQAVYFVDKKDKKSLLIHLLKDKSIVSALVFSRTKHGANKITKDLNNEGIEAQAIHGNKSQSARQLALNNFKQGITRVLVATDIAARGIDVDELSHVINFDLPNIPETYVHRIGRTGRAGLGGVALSFCDVEEKPFLKDIEKVIKKSIPVIEDHPYPASNIVVIASKDDAKKVSTGKSRSNGYARRNGRNQQGRSQSKNTGATR, from the coding sequence ATGTTATTCGAAGATTTAAATCTCATTACACCAATAAAAAAAGCATTAAATGATGAGGGATATGTGGAAGCTACACCTATCCAAGAGGCCTCAATTCCTAGTATATTAGAAGGTAAGGACTTTCTAGGCTGTGCTCAAACAGGTACTGGAAAAACTGCAGCGTTTGCTATTCCTATACTACAAATTCTTTGTGGAAAACAAAAGGTTATAAAAGGACCAAAAAATATTAAAGCTTTAATACTCGCACCGACAAGAGAACTTGCAATTCAAATTGGAGAGAGTTTCGATTCGTATGGTAAGTACATGAATCTTACTAGTACTGTAATTTTTGGAGGAGTATCACAAAAAAAACAAACTGATGCGTTGAAAGATGGAGTAGATATTTTAATTGCAACCACTGGTAGATTACTTGATCTTATGCAGCAGAGATTTATAAACATACATCATGTTGAGATGTTTGTACTTGATGAGGCAGATCGTATGCTTGATATGGGATTTTTACGTGATGTAAAAAAAATAATAGCCCAATTGCCTAAGATTAGACAGACTATGTTATTCTCAGCAACTATGCCTGGTGAAATCTCAAAGCTTGTAGATAATATTCTTGTTAATCCAGTTAAAGTAGCAGTAACACCGGTTTCATCAACTATAGAACTTATTGAACAAGCAGTATATTTTGTAGATAAAAAAGATAAAAAATCATTGCTTATTCATCTGTTAAAAGATAAATCTATAGTTTCTGCTTTAGTATTTTCAAGAACAAAACATGGAGCAAATAAAATCACTAAGGATTTAAACAATGAAGGTATAGAGGCTCAAGCTATACATGGTAATAAATCACAGAGTGCGAGGCAGCTTGCTTTAAATAATTTCAAGCAGGGAATAACAAGAGTTCTCGTCGCTACAGATATTGCAGCAAGAGGGATAGACGTTGATGAACTATCTCACGTAATTAATTTTGATTTACCCAACATTCCAGAGACCTACGTTCATAGGATAGGAAGAACTGGAAGAGCAGGACTCGGTGGAGTTGCATTATCGTTTTGTGATGTAGAAGAAAAACCATTCCTTAAGGATATTGAGAAGGTTATAAAAAAATCAATACCAGTAATAGAGGATCATCCTTATCCTGCAAGTAATATAGTAGTAATAGCAAGTAAGGATGATGCAAAGAAAGTGTCTACTGGAAAATCACGTTCTAATGGTTATGCCAGACGAAATGGAAGAAACCAGCAAGGGCGATCACAATCTAAAAACACGGGAGCAACAAGATAA
- the ruvB gene encoding Holliday junction branch migration DNA helicase RuvB, with protein sequence MDDTQERIITSSITEEDVDAEYSLRPQKLGEYIGQSKIKEKLSIFIKAAQNRDEALDHVLLYGPPGLGKTTLANIIAKEMKGNLKVTSGPAIERAGDLAAILTSLSDYDVLFIDEIHRLNRSVEEILYPAMEDYALDIVIGKGASAKSIRLDLPKFTLIGATTRIGLLTAPLRDRFGVLSAMEYYTQRELKEIVIRSAAILKVDITGDAAVEIARRSRGTPRIANRLLKRVRDYCDVKGNGIIDLNIAKSASELLEIDDEGFDRIDNKMLEAIIDNFNGGPVGIETLSYFVGEEIGTLEDVYEPYLIQKGFIIRTPRGRIASKKAYQHLNRPQKT encoded by the coding sequence ATGGATGATACTCAGGAAAGAATTATTACTTCGTCTATCACAGAAGAAGATGTGGATGCTGAGTATTCTCTAAGACCTCAAAAGCTTGGAGAATATATTGGTCAATCCAAAATAAAAGAAAAATTAAGTATATTTATTAAAGCGGCCCAAAATAGAGATGAAGCTCTTGATCACGTGCTTTTATATGGACCGCCAGGCCTTGGTAAGACAACACTCGCGAATATTATTGCGAAAGAAATGAAAGGGAATTTAAAAGTAACTTCTGGACCAGCAATAGAAAGAGCAGGGGATTTAGCAGCTATTTTAACTAGCCTTAGTGATTATGATGTGCTTTTTATTGATGAAATACATAGACTTAACAGATCTGTAGAAGAAATATTATATCCTGCTATGGAAGATTATGCACTTGATATTGTTATAGGAAAAGGAGCATCTGCAAAATCCATAAGACTAGATCTTCCAAAATTCACACTAATTGGTGCAACAACTAGGATTGGGTTATTAACTGCCCCACTTCGTGATAGATTTGGAGTGTTAAGTGCTATGGAATATTATACGCAGAGAGAGTTAAAAGAAATAGTAATACGTTCAGCAGCTATTTTGAAAGTGGATATTACGGGTGATGCTGCGGTGGAAATTGCAAGACGTTCAAGGGGGACTCCAAGAATTGCAAATCGTTTGCTTAAAAGAGTAAGAGATTATTGTGATGTTAAGGGAAATGGAATTATAGATCTAAATATAGCAAAATCTGCATCAGAGCTCCTTGAAATAGACGACGAAGGTTTTGATAGGATAGATAACAAAATGCTTGAAGCTATTATAGATAATTTTAATGGTGGGCCAGTAGGTATTGAAACATTATCCTATTTTGTAGGAGAAGAGATAGGTACACTTGAAGATGTTTATGAACCATATCTAATTCAAAAGGGATTTATAATAAGAACACCAAGGGGACGAATAGCTTCTAAAAAAGCATATCAACATTTAAATAGACCACAAAAGACATAG
- the ruvA gene encoding Holliday junction branch migration protein RuvA, whose translation MFEYIKGIFVGFNKDYIILDNNGMGYRIYTSGSTMAKMPKTNETVLLYIKQIVREDFIGLYGFLTKDEIEMFSLVISINGVGSKAGLSLLSICSVTNLKYAIVSGDEKTLIRAPGIGKKIAQRIILELREKIHLEQSTTQDLSQNSGMNLIEDRKLMEVLGALISLGYSEKEAEKAMSAVSHEQSLENIIKDCLKYLMN comes from the coding sequence ATGTTCGAATATATAAAAGGCATTTTTGTAGGTTTTAATAAAGACTATATTATACTGGACAATAACGGTATGGGTTATAGAATATATACTTCTGGAAGTACTATGGCTAAGATGCCTAAAACAAATGAAACGGTACTATTATATATAAAACAAATTGTTAGAGAAGATTTTATTGGTTTGTATGGGTTTCTAACAAAAGATGAAATAGAGATGTTTAGCCTTGTAATTAGTATAAATGGAGTTGGGTCAAAAGCTGGTTTATCATTACTTTCTATTTGCAGTGTAACAAATTTAAAGTATGCTATTGTATCAGGAGATGAAAAAACTCTAATCCGGGCACCAGGTATAGGAAAGAAAATTGCTCAAAGAATAATTTTGGAGCTTAGAGAAAAGATACATCTTGAGCAGTCTACCACTCAAGACCTATCACAGAATTCAGGAATGAATTTAATAGAAGATAGAAAACTTATGGAGGTTTTGGGTGCTCTTATTTCACTAGGATATTCTGAAAAAGAAGCGGAAAAGGCAATGAGTGCTGTAAGTCATGAACAATCACTTGAAAATATAATTAAAGATTGTTTGAAATATTTAATGAACTAA
- the aat gene encoding leucyl/phenylalanyl-tRNA--protein transferase: MTVYRLSNELRFPHPSLSDDDGLLAIDGDLSQERLLLAYSNGIFPWYSDDEPILWWSPDPRFIVYPKDIRTSHSMKKTLKKNIYKVTFDTHFRDVISNCSNLRREAGTWITNEMIEAYCNLHTLGYAHSVETWFNDELVGGLYGISIGKCFFGESMFSTMDNASKVAFITFGKVLEKKGFSLIDCQVHTNHLESLGAVYMPREKFLELVKDGISKLPLKLSL; the protein is encoded by the coding sequence ATGACAGTTTATAGATTATCAAATGAATTAAGATTCCCTCACCCATCTCTTTCAGATGATGATGGATTACTCGCCATTGATGGAGATTTATCGCAAGAGAGATTATTACTTGCATATTCTAATGGAATATTTCCCTGGTACTCAGATGATGAACCAATACTTTGGTGGTCACCGGATCCAAGATTTATTGTTTATCCAAAAGATATAAGAACCTCCCACTCTATGAAAAAAACACTCAAAAAGAATATATATAAAGTCACCTTTGATACTCACTTTAGGGATGTTATATCTAATTGTTCAAATCTCAGGCGTGAGGCTGGCACATGGATTACAAATGAAATGATTGAAGCCTACTGCAACCTTCACACGCTTGGCTATGCTCACAGCGTAGAAACTTGGTTCAATGATGAATTAGTTGGTGGACTATATGGCATAAGCATAGGAAAATGTTTTTTTGGTGAGTCAATGTTTTCTACTATGGATAATGCATCTAAAGTTGCTTTTATTACCTTTGGGAAAGTACTAGAAAAGAAGGGATTTTCTTTGATTGATTGTCAGGTTCATACAAATCATCTTGAAAGTTTAGGCGCCGTTTATATGCCTAGAGAAAAATTTTTAGAACTTGTAAAAGATGGAATATCAAAATTGCCTTTAAAATTATCATTATAA
- a CDS encoding thioredoxin family protein: protein MKPIIMFVTEWCPYCKKALGWMENIKKQNPQYADIEIKIIDEELEPDIAKQYTYYYVPTYYVDGIKVHEGVTSKSIVNNIFEKAFK from the coding sequence ATGAAACCAATAATTATGTTTGTAACTGAATGGTGTCCATACTGTAAAAAAGCACTTGGTTGGATGGAAAATATAAAAAAACAAAATCCACAATATGCTGATATTGAAATTAAAATAATCGACGAAGAGTTAGAGCCTGATATAGCAAAACAATATACATACTATTATGTCCCTACTTATTATGTTGATGGCATAAAGGTTCATGAGGGAGTTACCTCTAAAAGTATTGTTAATAATATATTTGAAAAAGCTTTTAAATAA
- a CDS encoding putative RNA methyltransferase, with product MSIENMQSILKCPVCNLSLEKNEKQCVCLNNHSYDISSKGYINLLLANQKKTKDPGDSKEMMEGRKDFLNRGYYHTFSDRLNEIIISNISEKNINILDAGCGEGYFLSRLKEAIYANESKCLLSKQFNFFGVDISKSAVTYAVKRDKGINFIVSSNFNLPIMPNTIDVIIRNFAPSDDLELKRVLKDNGKLVVVTPGIEHLYGLKEILYVNARKHEEKETTFEGFKLIKRSEVKYNIHLEDRESVKNLIRMTPYYWTFDNAMREKAIETSKLSTALHFNISVYEKCH from the coding sequence GTGTCAATAGAAAATATGCAGTCTATATTAAAATGTCCTGTTTGCAATTTAAGTCTTGAAAAAAATGAAAAACAATGCGTATGTTTAAATAATCATAGTTATGATATATCTAGCAAAGGATACATTAATCTTTTATTAGCTAATCAAAAGAAAACCAAAGATCCTGGAGATAGTAAGGAAATGATGGAAGGTCGTAAAGATTTCTTAAATAGAGGGTATTATCACACTTTTTCAGATAGACTTAATGAGATAATAATATCGAATATAAGTGAAAAGAATATAAACATACTTGATGCCGGATGTGGAGAAGGATATTTTTTATCAAGACTTAAGGAAGCTATATATGCAAATGAATCTAAATGTCTTTTAAGTAAGCAATTTAATTTTTTTGGCGTAGATATATCGAAATCCGCAGTTACTTATGCAGTTAAGAGGGATAAAGGAATAAACTTTATAGTAAGCAGCAATTTTAATTTACCCATAATGCCAAATACTATAGATGTTATTATTAGAAATTTTGCACCTTCTGATGATCTAGAACTTAAAAGGGTTCTAAAAGATAATGGGAAATTGGTAGTTGTAACACCGGGGATTGAGCATTTATATGGTTTAAAAGAGATATTATATGTAAATGCTAGAAAACATGAGGAAAAAGAAACAACTTTTGAGGGTTTTAAATTAATAAAAAGATCAGAAGTTAAGTATAACATTCATTTAGAAGATAGGGAAAGTGTAAAAAATCTTATAAGAATGACACCCTACTATTGGACTTTTGACAATGCTATGAGAGAAAAAGCGATTGAAACTTCTAAACTTTCAACTGCACTCCATTTTAATATAAGTGTATATGAGAAATGTCATTAA
- a CDS encoding M15 family metallopeptidase: MRKMLIVILIVSLLFNIGNISITSAANDTNKKENSNIYDVTMKQDILCLMIAYPEYIKNIEKNNGYVYLNMKSGRKLCYDDKKIKSIQEKLVNPDLQDTLDQIYPLSPIRSIMTADFDPGRYRCYGLLSEVYGTSKQVIEDNLTKVNIIYNNYQFNKSNNASNSLQTVMEELKPLLKTNQNLRNCLLPCSGTFNYRVISGTNRLSPHSFGIAIDLASDKRDYWKWSTKDAGEKRLSSYSTELVEIFEKNNFVWGGKWSHFDILHFEYRPEIILKARYFPNSNVLKKTWYEGAPIQEISIKNAIDKIDSLIK, translated from the coding sequence ATGAGAAAAATGCTTATTGTTATACTTATTGTAAGTTTGCTTTTTAATATAGGAAATATATCAATAACCTCTGCTGCAAATGATACAAACAAAAAAGAAAATAGCAATATATACGATGTAACAATGAAACAAGATATTTTATGCTTAATGATTGCTTATCCTGAATATATTAAAAATATAGAGAAAAATAACGGTTATGTATATCTAAACATGAAATCAGGCAGAAAACTATGCTACGATGATAAAAAAATAAAGAGCATTCAAGAAAAACTTGTAAACCCAGACCTTCAAGACACCTTAGATCAAATTTATCCTTTATCTCCTATTAGATCTATTATGACAGCAGATTTTGATCCAGGACGTTATAGATGTTACGGGTTATTATCTGAAGTTTATGGTACATCAAAACAAGTCATAGAAGATAACCTTACAAAAGTTAATATTATTTACAATAATTATCAATTTAACAAGAGCAATAACGCATCTAATTCATTACAAACAGTTATGGAAGAATTAAAGCCTTTATTAAAAACGAATCAAAACTTGAGAAACTGTCTTTTGCCTTGCAGTGGCACCTTTAACTATCGAGTAATTTCAGGTACTAATAGATTAAGTCCACATTCTTTTGGAATTGCTATTGACCTTGCCAGTGACAAAAGAGACTATTGGAAATGGTCTACCAAAGATGCTGGAGAAAAAAGACTATCATCATATTCCACTGAACTTGTGGAAATCTTTGAAAAAAATAACTTTGTTTGGGGTGGTAAATGGTCCCACTTTGATATTTTACATTTTGAGTATAGACCTGAAATAATTTTAAAAGCACGCTATTTTCCAAATAGCAACGTTCTAAAAAAGACATGGTATGAAGGCGCTCCTATACAGGAGATTTCTATAAAAAATGCGATAGATAAAATTGATTCATTAATAAAATAA